A genomic segment from Streptomyces sp. NBC_00459 encodes:
- the pgi gene encoding glucose-6-phosphate isomerase, which translates to MNADSRSRLNQTPEWTALAKHREELADTHLRDLFAADPGRGAGYTLQVGDLHIDYSKHLVTDETLRLLRELAATTDVFGLRDAMFRGEKINTTEDRAVLHTALRAPRGAVVEVDGENVVPAVHAVLDRMAAFADRVRSGEWTGHTGKRIRNVVNIGIGGSDLGPAMAYDALRAFTARELTFRFVSNVDGADLHEAVRDLDPAETLFIVASKTFTTIETITNATSARSWLLAGLGGAEEAVAKHFVALSTNGGKVADFGIDTDNMFEFWDWVGGRYSYDSAIGLSLMIAIGPDRFREMLDGFALVDDHFRTAPAESNVPLLLGLLGIWYGNFFGAQSHAVLPYSHYLSKFTAYLQQLDMESNGKSVGRDGLPVEWETGPVVWGTPGTNGQHAYYQLIHQGTKVIPADFIGFAEPVGELSDGLKGQHDLLMANFFAQTQALAFGKTPDEVRAEGVPEDLVAHKTFLGNHPTTTVLARELTPSVLGQLIALYEHKVFVQGAVWNIDSFDQWGVELGKVLAKRVEPALTEGVEVSGLDASTVALVATYRELRGR; encoded by the coding sequence ATGAACGCAGACAGCCGTAGCAGGCTCAACCAGACGCCCGAGTGGACGGCCCTGGCCAAGCACCGTGAGGAGCTGGCGGACACCCATCTGCGGGACCTGTTCGCGGCAGACCCCGGGCGCGGCGCCGGGTACACGCTCCAGGTCGGTGATCTGCACATCGACTACTCCAAGCACCTCGTCACCGACGAGACGCTGCGACTGTTGCGCGAGCTGGCCGCCACGACGGACGTGTTCGGGCTGCGGGACGCCATGTTCCGCGGCGAGAAGATCAACACGACCGAGGATCGTGCGGTGCTGCACACCGCGCTGCGGGCGCCGCGAGGCGCGGTGGTCGAGGTCGACGGGGAGAACGTCGTCCCGGCCGTGCACGCGGTCCTGGACCGGATGGCGGCCTTCGCGGACCGGGTGCGCTCGGGCGAGTGGACCGGCCACACGGGCAAGCGCATCAGGAACGTCGTGAACATCGGCATCGGTGGCTCGGACCTCGGTCCGGCGATGGCCTACGACGCTCTGCGGGCGTTCACGGCACGGGAGTTGACGTTCCGGTTCGTGTCGAACGTCGACGGTGCGGATCTGCACGAGGCGGTCCGTGACCTGGACCCGGCCGAGACGCTCTTCATCGTCGCGTCGAAGACGTTCACCACCATCGAGACGATCACGAACGCCACCTCGGCCCGCTCCTGGCTCCTCGCGGGTCTGGGGGGTGCGGAGGAGGCGGTCGCCAAGCATTTCGTGGCGCTGTCGACGAACGGTGGGAAGGTCGCCGACTTCGGCATCGACACGGACAACATGTTCGAGTTCTGGGACTGGGTCGGCGGACGGTACTCGTACGACTCGGCGATCGGGCTGTCGCTGATGATCGCGATCGGCCCCGACCGGTTCCGGGAGATGCTGGACGGGTTCGCGCTGGTCGACGACCACTTCCGGACCGCTCCGGCGGAGAGCAATGTGCCGCTGCTGCTGGGGCTGTTGGGCATCTGGTACGGCAATTTCTTCGGTGCGCAGTCGCATGCCGTACTGCCCTACAGCCACTACCTGTCCAAGTTCACGGCCTACCTGCAGCAGCTCGACATGGAGTCCAACGGCAAGTCGGTGGGGCGGGACGGGCTGCCGGTGGAGTGGGAGACGGGGCCGGTGGTGTGGGGCACGCCCGGGACGAACGGACAGCACGCCTACTACCAGTTGATCCACCAGGGGACGAAGGTGATCCCGGCGGACTTCATCGGGTTCGCCGAGCCGGTGGGGGAGTTGAGCGACGGACTCAAGGGCCAGCACGATCTGCTGATGGCCAACTTCTTCGCGCAGACGCAGGCACTGGCCTTCGGCAAGACACCGGACGAGGTGCGGGCCGAAGGGGTGCCGGAGGATTTGGTCGCCCACAAGACGTTCCTCGGCAACCATCCGACGACGACTGTGCTGGCGCGGGAGTTGACTCCGTCGGTGCTGGGGCAGTTGATCGCGTTGTACGAGCACAAGGTGTTCGTGCAAGGGGCCGTGTGGAACATCGACTCGTTCGACCAGTGGGGGGTCGAGCTGGGGAAGGTGCTGGCGAAGCGGGTCGAGCCGGCGTTGACGGAGGGGGTGGAGGTGTCGGGGCTGGATGCGTCCACCGTGGCGCTGGTCGCCACGTATCGGGAGCTGCGCGGGAGGTAG
- the secG gene encoding preprotein translocase subunit SecG — MVLGFSIALIVFSLLLMLLVLMHKGKGGGLSDMFGGGMQSSVGGSSVAERNLDRITVVLGLLWFACIVVLGILMKVNN; from the coding sequence GTGGTTTTGGGGTTCTCGATCGCCCTGATCGTCTTCAGCCTGCTGCTGATGCTGCTCGTGCTGATGCACAAGGGGAAGGGCGGCGGCCTCTCCGACATGTTCGGTGGCGGCATGCAGTCGTCCGTCGGCGGCTCCTCGGTCGCCGAGCGCAACCTCGACCGCATCACCGTGGTGCTCGGTCTGCTGTGGTTCGCGTGCATTGTGGTGCTCGGCATCCTGATGAAGGTGAACAACTGA
- the gap gene encoding type I glyceraldehyde-3-phosphate dehydrogenase: MTIRVGINGFGRIGRNYFRALLEQGADIEIVAVNDLGDTATTAHLLKYDTILGRLKAEVTHTADTITVDGHTIKVLSERDPADIPWGELGVDIVIESTGIFTKKADAAKHIAGGAKKVLISAPASDEDITIVLGVNEDKYDAANHHIISNASCTTNCVAPMAKVLLENFGVVSGLMTTVHAYTSDQRLQDFPHKDLRRARAAAENIIPASTGAAKALGVVIPELAGKLNGMAMRVPVPTGSVTDLVVETERVVTKEEVNAAFQKAAQGELKGYLTYTEDQIVSSDIVSDPSSCTFDSSLTMVQGNSVKIIGWYDNEWGYSNRLVDLTVFVGNQL; this comes from the coding sequence GTGACGATCCGCGTAGGCATCAACGGCTTTGGCCGCATCGGTCGTAACTACTTCCGCGCGCTGCTGGAGCAGGGTGCTGACATCGAGATCGTGGCTGTCAACGACCTGGGTGACACCGCGACCACAGCTCATCTTCTGAAGTACGACACGATCCTGGGTCGCCTCAAGGCCGAGGTGACGCACACCGCCGACACGATCACGGTCGACGGTCACACCATCAAGGTGCTCTCCGAGCGCGACCCGGCCGACATCCCCTGGGGTGAGCTGGGCGTCGACATCGTCATCGAGTCGACCGGCATCTTCACCAAGAAGGCCGACGCCGCGAAGCACATCGCCGGCGGCGCCAAGAAGGTCCTCATCTCGGCTCCGGCCTCGGACGAGGACATCACCATCGTTCTCGGCGTCAACGAGGACAAGTACGACGCGGCGAACCACCACATCATCTCCAACGCCTCCTGCACCACCAACTGTGTGGCGCCGATGGCCAAGGTTCTCCTGGAGAACTTCGGTGTCGTCTCGGGCCTGATGACCACGGTCCACGCCTACACCAGCGACCAGCGTCTCCAGGACTTCCCGCACAAGGACCTGCGCCGCGCGCGTGCCGCCGCCGAGAACATCATCCCGGCGAGCACCGGTGCGGCCAAGGCGCTCGGCGTGGTCATCCCGGAGCTGGCGGGCAAGCTCAACGGCATGGCGATGCGTGTGCCGGTCCCGACGGGCTCCGTCACCGACCTGGTCGTCGAGACGGAGCGTGTGGTGACCAAGGAAGAGGTCAACGCCGCGTTCCAGAAGGCCGCCCAGGGCGAGCTGAAGGGCTACCTGACGTACACCGAGGACCAGATCGTCTCCTCGGACATCGTCAGCGACCCGTCGTCCTGCACCTTCGACTCCTCCCTGACCATGGTGCAGGGCAACAGCGTGAAGATCATCGGCTGGTACGACAACGAGTGGGGCTACTCCAACCGCCTCGTCGACCTCACGGTCTTCGTCGGCAACCAGCTCTGA
- the pgl gene encoding 6-phosphogluconolactonase, whose protein sequence is MSTAPQLVVHRDKELMAEAAAARLITKIVDAQASRGSASVVLTGGRNGNGLLAALASAPARDAIDWARLDLWWGDERFLPEGDPDRNITQAKEALLDAVPLDPSRVHAMPASDGSYGSDVDTAAEAYAAELAKAAGPESHGPVPTFDVLMLGVGPDTHVASLFPELPAVRETERTVVGVHGAPKPPPTRVTLTLPAIRAAREVWLLAAGEDKAGAAAIALSGAGEIQAPAAGAYGRQRTLWLLDAAAASRLPRALYPPASP, encoded by the coding sequence GTGAGTACGGCACCGCAGCTCGTCGTCCACCGCGACAAGGAGCTGATGGCCGAGGCCGCGGCGGCCCGCCTGATCACGAAGATCGTGGACGCGCAGGCCTCACGGGGCTCGGCGTCGGTGGTCCTCACCGGCGGCCGCAACGGCAACGGCCTGTTGGCCGCCCTGGCCTCCGCGCCCGCCCGGGACGCGATCGACTGGGCCCGGCTCGACCTGTGGTGGGGCGACGAACGCTTCCTGCCCGAGGGCGATCCGGACCGCAACATCACCCAGGCGAAGGAGGCGCTGCTGGACGCGGTGCCCCTGGACCCTTCCCGCGTCCACGCCATGCCCGCTTCGGACGGCTCTTACGGCTCCGACGTGGACACGGCAGCGGAGGCGTACGCGGCGGAACTGGCGAAGGCGGCGGGCCCCGAATCCCACGGCCCGGTCCCCACCTTCGACGTCCTGATGCTGGGTGTGGGCCCGGACACACACGTGGCGTCGCTCTTCCCGGAGCTGCCTGCGGTACGGGAGACGGAACGCACGGTGGTGGGCGTCCATGGCGCCCCGAAGCCCCCACCGACCCGGGTCACCCTCACCCTCCCGGCGATCCGCGCGGCCCGCGAGGTATGGCTGCTGGCGGCGGGCGAGGACAAGGCCGGGGCGGCGGCGATAGCCCTTTCGGGCGCTGGCGAGATCCAGGCCCCGGCAGCAGGCGCCTACGGCAGACAACGCACCCTGTGGCTACTGGACGCGGCAGCGGCATCCCGACTCCCGAGGGCGCTGTATCCACCGGCATCGCCCTGA
- a CDS encoding RNA polymerase-binding protein RbpA, which translates to MASGNAIRGSRVGAGPMGEAERGESAPRLRISFWCSNGHETVPSFASDAQVPETWDCPRCGFPAGQDRDNPPDPPRTEPYKTHLAYVRERRSDADGEAILAEALAKLRGEV; encoded by the coding sequence GTGGCAAGTGGCAACGCGATCCGAGGAAGCCGGGTCGGGGCGGGGCCGATGGGCGAGGCCGAGCGTGGCGAGTCCGCGCCACGGCTGCGCATCTCCTTCTGGTGCTCCAACGGACACGAGACGGTGCCCAGCTTCGCCAGCGACGCGCAGGTTCCCGAAACCTGGGACTGCCCGCGCTGCGGCTTTCCGGCCGGACAGGACCGGGACAACCCACCGGACCCGCCGCGAACCGAGCCGTACAAGACGCACCTGGCGTATGTACGGGAACGGCGCAGCGATGCGGACGGTGAGGCGATCCTCGCCGAGGCGCTCGCCAAACTGCGGGGCGAGGTCTAG
- the opcA gene encoding glucose-6-phosphate dehydrogenase assembly protein OpcA, whose translation MKIDLTDTTASKVNKALVQGRRAIGTPAVGMVLTLVIVTDEENAYDALKAANDASREHPSRTLVVVKRVSRSPRDRTTSRLDAEVRVGADAGSGETVVLRLYGEVVDHADSVVLPLLLPDAPVVVWWPVNAPLDPAKDPLGALAQRRVTDTYAAEQPVRELAARADAYTPGDTDLSWTRITPWRSMLAAALDQVTCEVDAVEVEGEEFNPSCELLAMWLADRLDVPVKRSLSSGPGLTAVRMRTSTGPIILDRADGSLATLSIQGQPDRAVALKRRETAELMAEELRRLDPDDTYASALRYGVERLTASTAPETPAPASALALEPAKRETPAESSDRATPALIPPVKKAASK comes from the coding sequence ATGAAAATAGACCTCACGGACACCACGGCCAGCAAGGTCAACAAGGCGCTGGTGCAGGGCCGTCGGGCCATAGGCACACCGGCCGTCGGCATGGTCCTCACCCTCGTCATCGTCACCGACGAGGAGAACGCGTACGACGCCCTGAAGGCGGCGAACGACGCCTCGCGCGAGCACCCCTCACGCACCCTGGTGGTCGTCAAGCGCGTCTCCCGCTCCCCCCGCGACCGTACGACGTCCCGTCTCGACGCCGAGGTCAGGGTCGGCGCTGACGCGGGCAGCGGCGAGACGGTCGTCCTGCGACTGTACGGCGAGGTCGTCGACCACGCAGACTCGGTGGTCCTGCCCCTGCTGCTGCCGGACGCCCCGGTGGTCGTCTGGTGGCCGGTGAACGCCCCGCTGGACCCGGCGAAGGACCCGCTGGGCGCTCTGGCACAGCGCAGGGTGACGGACACGTACGCGGCCGAGCAGCCGGTACGGGAACTGGCGGCGCGCGCCGACGCGTACACGCCGGGCGACACGGACCTCTCGTGGACCCGGATCACCCCGTGGCGCTCGATGCTGGCCGCCGCCCTGGACCAGGTCACCTGCGAGGTGGACGCGGTCGAGGTGGAGGGCGAGGAGTTCAACCCGAGCTGCGAGCTGCTGGCGATGTGGCTGGCGGACCGGCTGGACGTCCCGGTGAAGCGCTCCCTGTCCTCGGGCCCCGGTCTGACGGCGGTCCGGATGCGGACGAGCACCGGCCCGATCATCCTCGACCGCGCCGACGGCTCCCTGGCGACCCTCTCCATCCAGGGCCAGCCCGACCGAGCGGTGGCGCTCAAGCGGCGCGAGACGGCCGAGCTGATGGCGGAGGAGCTGCGGCGTCTGGACCCGGACGACACGTACGCGTCGGCGCTGCGGTACGGGGTGGAGCGGCTGACCGCCTCGACGGCACCCGAAACGCCGGCACCGGCGTCGGCCCTGGCACTGGAACCGGCGAAGAGGGAGACCCCGGCGGAGTCCTCGGACAGGGCCACACCGGCCCTGATACCGCCGGTGAAGAAGGCGGCCTCGAAGTGA
- a CDS encoding phosphoglycerate kinase: MKTIDELLAEGVDGKRVFVRADLNVPLADGVITDDGRIRAVLPTVKALADAGAKVLVASHLGRPKGAPDPVFSLLPAAERLGELLDAPVAFAQDTVGPAAHDAVNGLQPGQVAVLENLRFNAGETSKDDTERGEFADQLAALADVYVGDGFGAVHRGHASVLDLPARLPHYAGYLIATEVAVLKKLTEDVKRPYVVVLGGAKVSDKLAVIDQLLGKADRILIGGGMVFTFLKAKGYEIGASLVQEDQLPAVNEYIERAEKNGVELILPVDVLVGSAFPDLKTKAPANPTTVAADAMPADQMGLDIGPESSTLYASKLADAATVFWNGPMGVFEHPDYAEGTKAVAQALLDSPAFTVVGGGDSAAAVRILGFDENAFGHISTGGGASLEYLEGKTLPGLAALEG; this comes from the coding sequence ATGAAGACGATCGACGAACTCCTCGCTGAAGGAGTCGACGGCAAGCGGGTCTTCGTCCGCGCCGACCTGAACGTGCCGCTGGCCGACGGAGTCATCACCGACGACGGCCGCATCCGGGCCGTCCTGCCCACCGTCAAGGCCCTCGCGGACGCCGGCGCCAAGGTCCTCGTCGCCTCCCACCTGGGCCGCCCCAAGGGCGCCCCGGACCCTGTCTTCTCCCTGCTGCCCGCCGCCGAGCGCCTCGGTGAGCTCCTGGACGCCCCCGTGGCCTTCGCCCAGGACACCGTCGGCCCCGCCGCCCACGACGCCGTGAACGGCCTTCAGCCCGGCCAGGTGGCGGTCCTCGAGAACCTGCGTTTCAACGCCGGCGAGACGTCGAAGGACGACACCGAGCGCGGCGAGTTCGCCGATCAGCTGGCCGCCCTCGCCGATGTCTACGTGGGCGACGGCTTCGGCGCCGTGCACCGCGGACACGCCTCGGTCCTCGACCTGCCGGCCCGTCTGCCGCACTACGCCGGCTACCTCATCGCCACCGAGGTCGCTGTCCTCAAGAAGCTCACCGAGGACGTCAAGCGGCCGTACGTCGTCGTGCTGGGCGGCGCCAAGGTCTCCGACAAGCTCGCCGTCATCGACCAGCTGCTCGGCAAGGCCGACCGCATCCTCATCGGCGGCGGCATGGTGTTCACCTTCCTCAAGGCCAAGGGGTACGAGATCGGTGCCTCGCTCGTCCAGGAGGACCAGCTCCCGGCCGTCAACGAGTACATCGAGCGCGCGGAGAAGAACGGCGTCGAGCTGATCCTCCCGGTCGACGTGCTGGTCGGCTCCGCGTTCCCGGACCTGAAGACCAAGGCTCCCGCGAACCCCACCACCGTCGCCGCGGACGCGATGCCCGCCGACCAGATGGGCCTGGACATCGGTCCGGAGTCCAGCACGCTGTACGCCTCGAAGCTCGCCGACGCCGCCACCGTCTTCTGGAACGGTCCCATGGGCGTCTTCGAACACCCCGACTACGCCGAGGGCACCAAGGCGGTCGCCCAGGCTCTCCTCGACTCCCCGGCCTTCACGGTCGTCGGTGGCGGAGACTCCGCCGCGGCCGTGCGCATCCTGGGCTTCGACGAGAACGCATTCGGCCACATCTCGACCGGCGGCGGCGCCTCCCTCGAATACCTCGAGGGCAAGACGCTCCCCGGCCTCGCCGCACTGGAAGGCTGA
- the tpiA gene encoding triose-phosphate isomerase, which translates to MTTRTPLMAGNWKMNLNHLEAIAHVQKLAFALADKDYDACEVAVLPPFTDLRSVQTLVDGDKLKIKYGAQDISAHDTGAYTGEISGPMLAKLKCTYVAIGHSERRQYHNETDELVNAKVKAAYKHGLTPILCVGEELEVREAGNHVSHTLAQVEGGLKDLPAEQAETVVIAYEPVWAIGTGKVCGSDDAQEVCGAIRVKLAELYSQDVADAVRIQYGGSVKSGNVAEIMAKPDIDGALVGGASLDAEEFVKIVRFRDQ; encoded by the coding sequence ATGACCACTCGCACGCCGCTGATGGCGGGCAACTGGAAGATGAACCTCAACCACCTCGAGGCCATCGCCCACGTCCAGAAGCTCGCCTTCGCCCTCGCGGACAAGGACTACGACGCCTGTGAGGTCGCGGTTCTGCCGCCCTTCACCGACCTGCGCTCCGTACAGACCCTGGTCGACGGCGACAAGCTCAAGATCAAGTACGGCGCCCAGGACATCTCCGCGCACGACACCGGCGCCTACACGGGCGAGATCTCCGGCCCGATGCTGGCCAAGCTCAAGTGCACCTATGTCGCGATCGGTCACTCGGAGCGCCGCCAGTACCACAACGAGACCGACGAGCTCGTCAACGCCAAGGTGAAGGCCGCCTACAAGCACGGCCTCACGCCGATCCTGTGCGTCGGCGAGGAGCTGGAGGTCCGCGAGGCGGGCAACCACGTCTCCCACACGCTCGCGCAGGTCGAGGGCGGCCTCAAGGACCTCCCGGCCGAGCAGGCCGAGACCGTCGTGATCGCGTACGAGCCCGTCTGGGCCATCGGGACCGGCAAGGTCTGCGGCTCCGACGACGCCCAGGAGGTCTGCGGGGCGATCCGTGTGAAGCTCGCCGAGCTCTACTCCCAGGATGTCGCCGACGCCGTACGCATTCAGTACGGCGGCTCGGTGAAGTCCGGCAACGTCGCCGAGATCATGGCGAAGCCCGACATCGACGGCGCACTGGTCGGCGGCGCCTCGCTGGACGCCGAAGAGTTCGTCAAGATCGTTCGGTTCCGCGACCAGTGA
- a CDS encoding MFS transporter, giving the protein MTTVELAGARVPAWRGGFGRLWSAAVLSSFGDALRTAALPLLATTLTDKPLLIASVTACGYLPWLVFGLLGGAVADRVDQRRAMWTVDAVRGLLVACFAVAVGLGHASIGLLIALAFALTTLQTLFDNASTALLPTLVDKEALGGANARLMTGQRIAGGLLGGPVVPVLIALGLAVPFAADALTFLAGAALVASLRPEVSAQAPRPAGSTLRAEITAGLRVLWHDGPLRGLCAATALCNVGMGALIATMVLLVTDWLDAGNAGYAAAMTAYTVGSLAGGALNGRLVGRLGRLRAVLLAGMVQIGALVVMGSVRSLAALVAAMAVFGSMGMVWNVNSTTLMQSRSPAEMLGRVSSAFRTLAVAGAPLGALLGGAVAAAWGLNTPALLAAAFFVLSVTALIPALRSDVSVVGPDDGTTTAPPPH; this is encoded by the coding sequence GTGACGACGGTCGAGTTGGCGGGAGCGCGTGTGCCCGCGTGGCGCGGGGGTTTCGGACGGTTGTGGAGCGCCGCCGTACTCTCCAGCTTCGGTGACGCGCTGCGCACGGCCGCGCTGCCCCTGCTCGCCACGACTCTCACCGACAAGCCCCTGCTCATCGCTTCCGTGACGGCCTGTGGCTATCTGCCCTGGCTCGTCTTCGGCCTGCTGGGCGGGGCCGTCGCGGACCGGGTCGACCAGCGGCGCGCCATGTGGACGGTGGACGCGGTACGAGGGCTGCTGGTCGCCTGCTTCGCCGTGGCCGTCGGTCTCGGGCACGCTTCGATCGGCCTGCTCATCGCGCTCGCCTTCGCGCTGACGACCCTTCAGACCCTCTTCGACAATGCCTCGACCGCCCTGCTGCCGACCCTGGTCGACAAGGAAGCGCTCGGTGGCGCGAACGCCCGCCTGATGACCGGTCAGCGCATCGCGGGCGGCCTGCTGGGCGGGCCCGTGGTGCCGGTGCTCATCGCGCTGGGCCTGGCCGTTCCCTTCGCTGCCGATGCCCTCACCTTCCTGGCCGGGGCGGCCCTGGTCGCCTCGCTGCGGCCCGAGGTGTCCGCGCAGGCCCCGAGACCGGCGGGCAGCACCCTGCGCGCGGAGATCACAGCCGGCCTGCGCGTCCTGTGGCACGACGGGCCGCTGCGTGGCCTGTGCGCGGCCACGGCACTGTGCAACGTGGGCATGGGTGCCCTGATCGCCACCATGGTCCTGCTGGTCACCGACTGGCTGGACGCGGGCAACGCGGGGTACGCGGCGGCGATGACCGCGTACACGGTCGGCAGCCTCGCCGGCGGCGCGCTGAACGGCCGACTCGTCGGCAGGCTCGGGCGGCTACGGGCCGTGCTGCTCGCCGGCATGGTGCAGATCGGCGCGCTGGTCGTCATGGGTTCGGTGCGCAGCCTGGCCGCACTGGTGGCTGCCATGGCGGTGTTCGGGTCCATGGGGATGGTGTGGAACGTCAACTCGACGACCCTGATGCAGAGCCGCAGCCCCGCCGAGATGTTGGGCCGGGTCAGCTCGGCCTTTCGTACGCTGGCGGTCGCCGGAGCGCCCCTGGGCGCGCTGCTGGGCGGAGCCGTCGCGGCGGCGTGGGGACTCAACACGCCGGCGCTGCTGGCCGCCGCCTTCTTCGTTCTGTCGGTCACCGCACTGATACCGGCGCTTCGGTCGGACGTATCTGTTGTTGGACCGGACGACGGTACGACGACAGCTCCACCACCGCACTGA